Proteins encoded together in one Lathyrus oleraceus cultivar Zhongwan6 chromosome 5, CAAS_Psat_ZW6_1.0, whole genome shotgun sequence window:
- the LOC127083813 gene encoding U-box domain-containing protein 4, translated as MDTPHSPSSCSSSSSSSYSWEGHAADTISLEPEEPQTPIAVRRALQLLKSGLPELRLQAARDIRKLTKTSQRCRRQLSESVGPLVSMLRVDSAESHEPALLALLNLAVKDEKNKIKIVEAGALEPILSFLKSQNPNLQASATAALLTLSASSTNKPIISASGAIPLLVEILRDGSPQAKADAVMALSNLSTYPNNLSIILETNPIPFIVDILKTCKKSSKTAEKCCALIETLVDYDQCRTVLTSEEGGILAVVEVLENGTLQSREHAVGTLLTLCQSDRCKYREPILREGVIPGLLELTVQGTPKSQIKARTLLQLLRESPYPRSEIQPDTLENIVCNIISQIDGDDQSGKAKKMLAEMVQVSMEQSLRHLQQRALVCTPSDLPIAGASEVSFK; from the exons ATGGACACTCCTCATTCCCCTTCTTCCTGTTCCtcttcctcctcctcctcctaTTCATGGGAAGGACACGCTGCCGACACAATCAGTTTAGAGCCAGAAGAGCCGCAAACGCCGATAGCCGTCCGGCGTGCTCTTCAGCTTTTGAAATCCGGCTTGCCGGAGTTACGTCTCCAAGCCGCTCGCGACATCCGGAAACTCACGAAAACCTCGCAGCGGTGTCGGCGTCAGCTTTCTGAATCTGTCGGTCCACTCGTTTCTATGCTCCGAGTCGACTCGGCCGAGTCACATGAACCAGCGCTTCTCGCTTTGCTTAATCTCGCCGTCAAAGATGAAAA GAATAAAATCAAGATTGTGGAGGCCGGAGCATTAGAACCAATACTTAGTTTCCTCAAGTCACAAAATCCAAATCTTCAGGCATCTGCAACCGCGGCTTTGCTCACACTATCTGCTTCTTCAACCAACAAACCAATTATTAGTGCTTCTGGCGCTATTCCCCTTCTTGTGGAGATTCTTAGAGACGGGAGCCCACAGGCGAAAGCTGATGCAGTAATGGCTCTCTCTAATTTATCAACATACCCTAATAATCTTAGCATTATTCTTGAAACAAATCCAATCCCTTTCATAGTTGATATCCTCAAAACTTGCAAAAAGTCCTCCAAAACAGCTGAAAAATGCTGTGCTTTGATAGAAACTTTAGTGGATTATGATCAATGCAGAACTGTCTTGACATCTGAAGAAGGTGGGATTCTTGCAGTTGTGGAGGTTCTCGAAAACGGAACTCTCCAAAGTAGGGAGCATGCCGTTGGAACACTATTGACACTGTGCCAAAGCGATCGATGTAAATACAGGGAACCGATTCTTAGAGAAGGTGTCATTCCAGGACTACTTGAGCTCACTGTTCAAGGAACACCTAAGTCTCAGATAAAAGCGCGCACCCTTTTGCAACTACTAAGAGAATCTCCTTATCCAAGATCTGAAATTCAACCCGACACTCTCGAGAATATAGTATGCAACATCATCTCTCAGATTGACGGGGATGATCAATCTGGTAAAGCAAAGAAGATGCTGGCTGAGATGGTTCAAGTCAGCATGGAACAGAGTCTGCGACATTTACAGCAAAGGGCACTCGTGTGCACCCCAAGTGATCTCCCCATAGCTGGCGCTTCTGAAGTTTCTTTTAAGTAA